From the genome of Natrinema marinum:
GCGCTCGAGATGGCAATACCGAGGTCGGCGAGCGTGTCGACCTCGGTCGGCGAAGCCGGAATCGAGGGGCCGGCTGGCGGGCTGCTCGCGGCGGCGCTGCGAGCCTGTGCGTCGTAGCTGATCGGTGAGAACGTCTCCGGGTCGGGATCGTCGACACGGAGTGGAAGCTGGTGCGAGTCACCGGTCGTCGAGACGAGGATCCGACGACGGAGTTGCTCCGACTCCTGGCCCAGTAGTCGCCGACAGGCATCGCGGCGCTGGTCCGGCCGGACGGAGCCGACGACGAGAACGCCCGCACCCTGGCGTTTCAATCGCGCGAGTTCGTCGGAGAATCCGTCCTCGTTCATTTCTGCGCAGTCCGTTCCCGAGAGCATCACTTGTATGTTCCGCCATTTCATTGCCTTAAACAATAAAGGTTCGGATTGAAGCGTACCGCTCGGCGGCGCCCTGACGCGGTTTGCTGGGGATTCGGCTTTCGATACGGTCACCGTCGATACCGCAGCAATCGGTGGGCGGTCAGTCCGCAGCGAGCCCGTCACCGCCGACGTACGCGCGGGTGGCGTCGACGAGCACCTGGCGGTAGGTGCTCGCGTCGGGTTCGCGAGCGAGTTCTCGGAAGCGGCGCTTGAACTCGCCGAAATCGATCTCGGGGGCGTCCATGGCGGCCGCGTGGGCGAGGTCGTAGAGCCGGTGGTCTTCGTCGACGAGGTCGTGTCGTTCCGCAAGCGCCAGCGCGAAGGCCGCGTTCACCGCCGTGATTTCCGGATCGGCGCTCGGCGAGAGTCGCTCGAGTCCCGGCCGAGGCGGCGTCTCGGGCCGGTCGGCGAGCGCGATCGCGAGACTCGACTCGAGGAACGAGAGCAGTTTCTCGCCGGGGCCGACCGAGAGGGTGATATCGTCGGCGTAGATGTCTTTCATGTGGTTTGCGATCTGGTAGCAGTGAGAGAGTTTGCGGCGCTCGACGCTGCGACCGGCCAGCCCGAGGTAGAGCACTTCTTCGGTCGACTGTGTGTGTGAAGGGTGTCGCTGTTCGTGGCGGGCCATATGGGCGAACTCGTGGAGGGCGAGTTCGCGGGCCATCGCCGACGAAGCGGCCTGTCGCGAGATGTTCAGGACGTGGCGGTCGTCGTAGTGGGCGGCCCACGTCCGCTCGTCGGGGTCGTCCCGAAGCTGGACGTGAACCGGCAGCGAGAGGTCGTGTTCGGTCTCGAAGAGGTCTTGAGCGCTGAGAAACGGCGCGCTCGGCCCCGGTCCCTGTACACGTATATCCATGCTTACCAGTACCAAGGGCTCGAGCGCTATTACAGTGACGGCTGCCGTCAGCGCGTGCAGGCCGGTATCGTGCGATTTCGTGCGCACCGCGGTTCGAAACCCTGCGGCCTCAGGCCGTCCCCGATCCGCCGAGGGCGTTGTTCTGATAGGTGACGGCCGTCGTCGACACATTGCTCGCGTTGGTATAGAGACCGTACCCGGCGCCGTTGCGAATCGTGGTGTTCTCGATGAGCAGGCGCGAGCCAATGTACGCCGCCACGTTCGCCGGTTCGACCCGGTGGTTGAAGCGCTCGGACCCGGCGTACTCGACGACCGCGTAGACGAGCCGATTCTCGACGCGGTCGCTCTCGCGGTAGGAAAGCCCTCGCCAGAAGCCGGCCGTCTGCTGTTCGCCGGTGAACGTGATCGGCGTGTCGGCCGTCCCGGTCGCGTCGAGACTCCCGGTCGACCGGACCTCCACTCCCGCGTTGCTCTCGAAACTCACCGTCGCACCGGCCTCGATCGCGAGGTCGCCTCGGACCTCGAGTTCATCTTCGACGACGTAGCGGGCGTCGACGGCCTCCCACGTAACGGACGATCCCTCCTCGATCCCGTCGCTCGTGGGGATCACGTCGATGCGGTCGTCGTCGTTGCCGACGTACGTGCTCGTCTCGGGGAAGAAGCCCGAACTCGGACTGCGGACCCAGGCGGCGCCGCTCGCGTTCTTCGTGACCGTATTCCTGTGGAACGAGTCGACGCTCTCGTTCGAACTGACACAGACGCCGTAGCCACCACTCTCTCGAATCGTGGAGCTATCGACCCTGAGCCGCGAGCCCGCGCGGACGGTGACGTTCGCAGCGACGGTGCTGTGGTAATAGCTCTCCGCACCGCCGTACTCTACGACGGCGTGGGCGAGCCGGTTGTCGGTCCGATCAGTATCGCGGAACTGGAGGCCGCGCCAGTAGCCGCGGGTTTTCTGTTCGCCGGTGAACGTGATCGGATCGACCGACTCGTCCTGGTTCAGTCCGACCGCTCTGAGGCTGCCGTCGTTCCGCACGTCGAGACCGGCGTCCTGTGCGAAGCTCACCGTCGCGCCGGGTTCGATCGTCAGGTCGCCGTAGACAGGAAGCACGTCGGTGGCCACGTAGCGGGCATCGACGGCCTCCCAGCTGTCGGAGACCGTTTCCGGAACGCCGTCGTTCGTCGGCACGACATCGATACGGTCGTCGTCGTTGCCGACGTAGGTGCTCGTGTCCGAGAAGTAGTGCGAACTCGAGCTGCGGACCCAGGCGGCGCCGCTCGCGTTCTTCGTAACCGTGTTGTTGTGGAACGAATCGACGGTCTCGTTCGAACTGACGCAGACGCCGTAACCACCGCTCTCGCGGACGGTCGCGTCGTTGACTCTGAGCCGCGAGCCCGAACGGACGGTGACGTTCGCAGCGACGGTGCTGTGGTGATAGCTCTCCGCGCCGCCGTACTCGATGACGACGTGCTCGAGTCGGTTCTCGGTGCGGTCGGTGTCGCGAAACTGGAGGCCGCGCCAGTAGCCGCGGGTTTTCTGTTCGCCGGTGAACGTGATCGGTGCCACCGACTCGTCGCCGTTCATTCCGACGGCCGTGAGGCTGCCGCCGTTTCGCGAGTCGATCCCCGCGTTCCGCTCGAAGCTCACCGTCGCGCCGGGAGCCACCGTGAGCCGACCGTAGTTCGACACTACCTCCGTCAGCACGTAGGGGACGTCGGTGACACCCCACTCCACGTCCGCGGATCCGGGGATACCGCCGGACGTCGGCGCCACGCGAACTCGGTCCTTGTCGTTACCAGTGTACTCACTTCCGCCGTCGAAGTGGTGGGCGCTTCGATCCCGACACGCAGCTGCGGTCTCGTTGCCGGTGACGAGACACTGATCGAATGCGTCGAGCGCCGCATCGTATCGGAGGTAGATCCCCTCGCCAGCGTTCTCGCGGATCGTACACCGCTCGAGCGCGACGCGCGAATCGAGCAACTCGAGGCCTGCGGCCCGAACGGTGTGGTGGCTTCGCGCTCCGCCGGCGTACTCGACCGTGACGTGGCGAAGCCGGTTATCGAGGCTGTTCGATCCGTCGAAGACCAATCCGTTCCAGTACCCCCGCGTAGCCTGCTCGCCGGTCAGGCGGATCGGCTCCTCGCAGCTCCCCTGCGCGGTCAGACTCGAGCCGTCGCGGACGTGCAGGGACGCGCCGTTCGCGAACGAGACGGCCGTCCCCGGCTCGATCGTCAGGTTCGCGCCGTTGGTGACCTGGATCTCGTTCGTCACGCGATAGTGCGAACACGTGTCGCCCCAGACGGTGTCGCTCGAGACGCTGGCAGCGACCTCGACGGGAGCATCGCAGTCGGGTCCCGGCTCCTGTTCGTCGAGCGCACACGCGCCGTACCCTGATCCGCCGCCGGAGCCGTCGTCCGTCACCGAATCGGCGTCGGTCCCGTTTGGGTCGTCAGTCCTCGAGTCGTCCTCGGGCGACGACAGGGAGAGTTCGGAGCAGCCGGCCACGGAGCCGGCGATCGATACTGTTCCGAGCGCTCGCAGAAGCGCTCGGCGGTTGGTAGGGTCGTCCGTTCCTGTCATGTCTGTGTTCGACGCGACTCGCACTGCGAACGTCGGTCGCCGAGAAATCGACTGAAACCCGCCGCGCTCGCCCCCAATCGCGTCCGGGTAGCACCTCCCACCGAACCCGGATATACTCTCCTCGTGAACTGTGTTCACGACGTGAATACCGGTCGCTGTCCGTCCCTCCTCGTAGCCGCTCCGAGACCAAACTGCGTGGCATTCACTCACGCAAATTGGACGTTCCGCCGTCCGGACGGGGTGAGGCGACGAAATCCGGCGGCGACGAAACACTACCCTTTTGACCCCGCTGGCGGTAAAGGGGTGTATATGGGCCGACGCAAGAAGATCGTCCAAGAGTGTGAACGGTTGATGGACGAACCGGAGAACATCCGGAACATCGCCATCGCCGCTCACGTCGACCACGGGAAAACGACGCTTTCTGACAATCTCCTCGCCGGTGCCGGCATGATCTCCGACGAGACCGCCGGCGAACAGCTCGCGATGGACACGGAAGAAGACGAGCAGGAACGTGGGATCACTATCGACGCGGCGAACGTCTCGATGACCCACGAGTACGAGGGCACCAACCACCTCATCAACCTCATCGACACGCCGGGCCACGTCGACTTCGGTGGCGACGTGACCCGCGCGATGCGCGCCGTCGACGGTGCACTCGTCGTCGTCGACGCCGTCGAGGGCGCGATGCCCCAGACCGAGACGGTGCTGCGACAGGCGCTCCGCGAGGGCGTCAAGCCGACCCTGTTCATCAACAAGGTCGACCGCCTCATCTCCGAACTGCAGGAAGGTCCCGAGGAGATGCAGGAGCGTCTCCTCTCGGTCATCCGCGACGTCAACGAGCTCATCCGGGGCATGACCGAGGACATGGACGATATCGACGATTGGACGGTCTCCGTCGAAGACGGTACCGTCGGCTTCGGCTCCGCGCTGTACAAGTGGGGCGTCTCGATGCCCTCGATGCAGCGCACCGGTATGGACTTCGCCGAGATCATGGAACTCGAGCGCGCGGACAAGCGCCAGGAGCTCCACGAGAAGACGCCCCTCTCGGACGTCGTGCTCGACATGGTCTGTGAGCACTTCCCGAACCCGGTCGACGCCCAGCCCCGTCGTATTCCGCGCATCTGGCGCGGTGACGACGAGTCCGACCTCGCCGAACAGATGCGCCTCGTCGACGAGGACGGCGAAGTCGTCTTCATGGTCACCGACATCGCGATGGACCCACACGCCGGCGAAGTCGCCTCCGGCCGCGTCTTCTCGGGGTCCCTCGAGAAGGGCCAGGAGCTGTACGTCTCCGGGACCGCCGGCAAGAACCGCGTTCAGTCCGTCGGCATCTACATGGGCGGGGAACGCGAGGAGGTCGATCACGTTCCTGCGGGGAACATCGCGGCCGTCACCGGCCTGCGCGATGCGATCGCCGGCTCGACCGTCTCGAGCTCGGAGATGACTCCCTTCGAGTCGATCGAACACATCTCGGAGCCGGTCATCACGAAGAGCGTGGAGGCCCAGACGATGGACGACCTCCCCAAACTCATCGAGACGCTTCGACAGGTCTCGAAAGAGGACCCGACGATCCAGATTACGATCAACGAGGACACCGGCGAGCACCTGATCTCCGGGCAGGGTGAGCTTCACCTCGAGGTCATCACCCAGCGTATCGAGAAGAACCAGGGCATCCCGGTCAACACCGGTGAGCCGATCGTCGTCTACCGCGAGGCCATCGACCGTGCAAGCGACGAGGTCGAAGGCATCTCGCCAAACCGTCACAACCGGTTCTACATCTCCGCCGAGCCGCTCAGCGAGGAGATCGTCGAGACGATCCGGATGGGAGAGGCCTCGATGAACATCCCCGAACTCGAGCGCCGTGAAGCGCTTCAGGAAGCCGGCATGGACAAAGACGACTCCCAGGTCGTCGAACACATCCACGGCACGAACATCCTGCTCGACCAGACCAAAGGGATCCAGCACCTGAACGAAACGATGGAGCTGTTCATCGAGGGGCTCGAGGAGGCCCTCGACAACGGTCCGCTCGCCAACGAGCCGGTTCAGGGAACGCTCATCCGTCTCCACGACGCGAAGCTCCACGAGGACACCATCCATCGTGGTCCCGCACAGGTCATCCCGGCCACGCGTGAGGCCGTCCACAAGTCGCTCATCGACGGCCACATCAAGATGATGGAGCCGATGCAGGACGTCCGTATCGACGTGCCGAACGACCACATGGGCGCCGCCTCCGGCGAGATTCAGGGTCGCCGTGGCCGCGTCGACGACATGTACCAGGAAGGCGACCTCATGGTCGTCGAGGGTATCGCACCCGTCGACGAGATGATCGGGTTCGCGAGCGACATCCGGTCTGCGACCGAGGGCCGTGCCTCCTGGAACACCGAGAACGCCGGCTTCGAGTTCATGTCCGACTCGCTCCAGCGCGACAAGATCATGGAGATCCGCGAGCGCAAGGGCATGAAGCTCGAGCTGCCGCCGAGCATCGACTACATCTAAGCCCGACTCGGTTCTGCGGTCTCTTCGATTTCGTTCTGCTGTCGGCCGCGTGCCTACCGCCGGGTATCGCTTCGCGTCGCGTATCGCTCGCACACCACCCAGCAACTGCTGACCGCTTTCAACGCTGTAAATCCCAGTTGACAGCGTGGCCAAGCTGATCGCTGGGCGTCGATGCCGTTACGTACGACTGCTGTGCGGCCTCGGTTTTGTGCGCTACTCTCGCTGTCTTTCCATGGGCCTCTCCCGGACTCGAGTACCAGTGCTTCGGCGGATTGCTACGCCGTCAGAACCTTCATGTAGAACGGGCCCATGACGAGGGAGACGAACAGCGCGAGCCACCACGAGAACAGCACCAGCGCGCCGAGGACGAACGTCACGCCCACGACACCGGCGATCACTTTCTGCCTGAGATCGATGTACATAACTGTCAATCAGAAAGATAGAATATAAAACATGTGGAAATATCTAGTACCCGTTCGCGACGCTCGAGGTCGTTACTGAAACCGATACGCTTCCGGATCGAAACTCCGGTCGAGAGCAGCGCTACTCCCGCTCGCCGGCACCCAACGCGGACTCGCCGACCTTCTCGTGGCCTTCGATGACCTCCTTCCCACCCATGTACGGCCGCAGCGGTTCAGGAATCGTCACTGTCCCGTCCTCGTTCTGGTAGTACTCGAGGATGGCCACCATCACCCGTGGAATCGCCAGCCCGGAGGCGTTCAGGGTGTGTAAGTACTCGGCCGATTCGTGGCGCTCGGGGCGGTAGCGCAGGCCGGCTCGGCGGGCCTGGAAGTCCTCGAAGTTCGAGGCCGAGGAGACCTCGAGCCAGCGGCCGCCAGCCTCGGGGCCGTCGTCCATGTCGTCGCCTGGGGCCCAGACTTCGATGTCGTAGGTCTTGGCGGAGGCGAAGGTGAGATCGCCGGTACAGAGCTCGAGGATGCGGTAGGGGAGACCGAGTTGCCGGAGGACTTCTTCGGCTTCGTCCAGCAGGTTCTCGAGGCGGTCGTAGCTGTCCTCGGGCTCGACGAAGTTGACGAGTTCGACCTTGTTGAACTGGTGGACGCGGACGATGCCCCGCGTTTCGGTGCCGTGCTCGCCGGCCTCGCGCCGGAAGTTCGGCGTGTACGCTTGGTGTTTGAGCGGGAGGTCGTCCTTGAGGAGGATCTCGTTGGCGTACATGTTGGTGACCGGCACCTCGGCGGTGGGGCAGAGCCAGAGATCGTCGTCCTCGTACTCCTCCTCGTTACTGCCGCCGAGGCGATAGGCGTCGTCGGCGAATTTGGGGAGCTGGCCGGTGCCGCGCATCGACGCGCTCTTGACCGGAATCGGCGGGAAGAGGTCGACGTAGCCCTGCTCGCGGTGGAGATCCATCATGAACTGGACCAAGGCGTGCTCGAGTTGTGCGCCCTCGCCTTTGAGGAAGTAGAAGCCGGAGCCGGTGGTCTTGGCGGCCCGTTCCTCGTCGATGATGTCTAAGTCCTCGCCGAGTTCGTAGTGGGGCGTCACCTCGTCGGGTAACTCGTGTCCGTCGTCGAAGCCCCAGCGCCGGTCCTCGACGTTGTGACGCTCGTCGAGCCCCAGTGGGACGCTCTCGTGGGGAATCTGCGGGATCTCGAGCAGCCGTTCGTTGAGCTCCTCCTGGAGTTCGACGGCCTCGTCTTCGACGTTCTCGATCTCGGCTTTGAGCTCCCGCGAGCGCTCGATGGCCTCCTCTCGCTTCTCGTCTTCGCCTTCGCCGACGAACTTGCCGATCTTCTTGGTAATCTGGTTGCGATCGTGGCGCAGGTCGTCGCCTTCGGCTTTCAGTTCGCGCCAGCGCTCGTCGAGCTCGAGGAGTTCGTCGACGTCGACGTCTGCCCCGCGGTTCTCTAGGGCATCGCGTACCTCGTCGGGATTCTCGCGCAGATAGGTCCGGTCGAGCATTGGTATTGGTCGTGCGTTCTTTGCGCCCGGCCAAAACCGTGTCGGAAGGTCGCCTCGGCCGCGAGTCAGACGCCGCCGGCGGGAAACGCTTTTTCCGCGGGGCTTCGTCTCTCGAGGTATGGACCCGCTCGAGGGCGAGACGTCGTCGGCCCCGATCGAGTACGAGCCCGTCAGCGTCAAGGACGTCCTCGTCGAGATGAAAGACACCGCGGAGTTGCTGATCGACCTCTCGTACTCGGCCGTCCTCCACCGCAGCGAGGAACTCGCGACGGAGGTGCTCCGACTCGAAGAGCGGATGGACGTCCTCGAGATGCGGGCGCGGATGAGCCTCCTGATGGCCGCCCGGAAGCCGGCCGACGCCGAACAGCTCGCACCGGTGCTGGGGATCGTCGGCGCGGCGGACGGGATCAGCGACGCCGCCGGCGACATCGCGAAGATCGTTCTCGAGGACATGGGCCTGCCCGAGGCAATGCGGGCGGCGCTGCCCGACGCCGCGGGAACGCTGGTTCGGGGCGTCGTCGCCGCGAACTCGCCCTACGCCGGCCGGACGCTGAAAGACATCGACCTCGAGTCGGAGACGGGCGTCCGCGCGATCGCGCTCCGGCGGGGCAGCGACTGGCTGCTCAATCCGGGGCCGAACACGCGCGTCGAGGCCGACGACGTGGCCCTCTTGCGAGGCCCCGATACGGCGATCGGCGACGTCTACGAGACCCTGACCGGCGACGGCTACGAAGCGCCGACCGCCGAGGCCCCGGATATCGACGATCTGGAACGGGCCGTGGACACGATCATCCACATGAAGGACTTCTCCGAGCTGGCGGTCGATCTGGCATACAGCAGCGTGCTGTTCGACAGTGAGGAACTCGCCGAGGAGGTCCGCAACCTCGAGGTCGAGGTCGATGCGATGCAGTCGCGGTTCGAGGCGTGGACGCTCCGGGCGGCCGCCGACGCGGCCGATCCGGTCGTCCTGCGAGGGTTGATCCAGCTTGGAAGCAGCACCGAACGGATCAGCGACACCGCGATCGAGATCAGCGAGGGCGTCCTGCGGGACATCGACGTCCATCCGGTCGTGCAGGCGGCCGTCCAGGAGAGCGACGAGATCATCACCCGCGTCGCGGTCGAGGAGGGAAGCGAGCTCGACGGCACGGCGGTCACGGCCGGCGTTCCCGACGCCGAGTCGACGATGTCGGTGATCGCCATCCGCAGACCCAGCGAGGGGTGGCTGCTGGTCGCGGACGCCGACGCCGAACTGCGCGGCGGCGACGTGCTCATCTCGAAGGGGACCCGGACGGCCGCGGCGGCCTTCCGCGAACTCGCGGCCGCCTGACGGCGACTCCACCGTCCGTTCTTTAAGTAGCTCTGGTCACAAGGTAGAGCTATGACGGGAGATCGTCCGTTCTCGAGTGTTTACGTCCCACAGCCGGCGGCTCGTCGCTCGCCGTAGTGTCGCTCAGTTCAGGACGACGATCGCGACCCCCGAGAGGACGATCACGCCGAGGATGTCACAGACGTTCGTGACCACCGGGATCGTCGTGTCGTCGGGGTCTAACCCTCGTGTATAGGAAACGTACGTCGCGGCGAGGCTCAACACGACGGCGATAGCGGCGAGTACCATCCCGCTGACGACCGAGATGATCATAAGGTCGGCGAGGGGCATCGGCTGAGCGATGACCTGTCCGACGACCCAGGCGGTGACTCCGAGCGCGGAGAAGACCGTCGCAGCCAGCCCGAGAATCGCCAGTATATTCGTCCAGAGCACCTCGTCTCGAGGGTCGAACTCGAGTACCCCCAGATGCAGCCGCGTCGAGAGCCGCGAGGAGAGGATCGCGCCGAGGTTGCCGCCCATCCCGATCATCACGGGGACGAGCACGAGCAGCGTGGGGTTCGCGAGGTAGGTCTCCTCGAGTTCCGAGAGGACGTAGCCCGATCCCATCTCGAGCATCGAGAGGCCGATCAGGATGGGGAACATCGTGCCGACGATGTGCCGGATCGTCCAGGTATCGTGCGGATCGTCGGCTCCCGCGGCCGCCATCAGAAGACCACCCCGATGACGGTGAGCGCGATGAAGAGGAAGACGACGCCGAAGACGTCGCCGAGGGTGGTGACGATCGGGCCGATCAGGTTGTCGGGATCGAGTCCGTACTGATAGCTCGCGAAGACGAGCGCTAGTAGTCCGAAGATCAGCGTCGTCGAGGTCAGGATTCCCGCGACGAGCATGATCGAGACGAGTTCGACGAGCCTGGCGGATTCACGGCCGAGTACGTGCAGAATGCCCCACGAGAGGACGGCGATGAAGATCGAGACGCTGATCCCGTTGATGAACGATGCCGCGACGGCGTTGACCAGTCGCCGGTCCCACGAGAACTCGGGATCGATCATCCCCTGGTGGAGGCCACTCGAGATGCGCGCACCCAGCGCGCCGTAGACGTTCCCCCGCGTCGCGAGAAAGGCCGGCAGCAACAACAGCATGCCGGGAAATCGCTGGAATCCCTCGGTCATGCCCTCGGAGCCGAGCACCGCCCCCGCGAAGATCCCACCGGCGAGGCTGACCACGAGAATCGGTAGCGACTCGCGGTAGATTCGCCACGCGGATTGGCGAGCCTCCATAGCGTCGTCTAACGCAGTCCGGACATAAACCTACCGCGGGTCGAACGCGAGGGGATCGCTCGCAGCCGTGCTGTTCAGTACCACACTTGACCGGTCGCTAACCAGTTCCCACGCGTTCGAGCGGCCCGCGCTCACCGCGGCTCAGAGGGCCGTCGCGGCGACGAGCCCCCACGCGAGGCCGATCGCTGCCAGCGAGCACAGCAGGTTGGCCGCGGCGTTACCAACCGCGAGCGCCCGGTCGCCGCGTTCGTACAGTCGAATCGTCTCGACGGAAAACGAGGAGAAAGTCGTAAACGAGCCGCAGATTCCGGTGCCGGCGAGTCGCAGTACCGACTCGCTCGCGCCCGCGAAGACGAGCAGCCCGAGCGCGAAGCTGCCGACGACGTTGACGACGAACGTCGCCAGCGGGAACCGGGAACTCGAGACGCGACGCGAGACCCGCCGGCCGACCCAGTGGCGACAGACTGCACCGATCGCGCCGCCGGTGCCGACGACGTGAGCCGGCTCGGGGTCGAAGACGAGGGCGCCGTCGACGAGCGGTTTTGAAAAGAGCGCGGCCGCGATCATCGCAGCGTTTGGACACGCGCTCACGCCGTTTCACCTCCGGTCGGCCGCGGCTCGCCGACGCGGCGGGCCAGTGCCCGGCCCGCGAGGACGCCGACGGCGCCGAGCGAGTAGTTCGCGGCGATTATTCCGCCGATCGCGAGCGGGCCCGACGCGAACGCGGTCTGCAGTGCGAACGTGCTGTAGGTCGTCAGCGAGGAGAGAAAGCCGGTCGCGAAGACCGTCCGCGTCTCGGAGCCGATGTGACCCGCGTACTCGGCCTCGTAGACCAGAAAGCCGAGCGCCGCGCTCCCGACGGCGTTGACGAGGACGATCGAGGGCACGTCCGGAAACAGCCCCATCGCGAACAGCCGAAGGTTCGCGCCGGCGAAGCCGCCGACGGCGATCAGCGCGAGCGTCTCGAGTCGAGCGAGCGGGTGAGCTGCCATAGCTGGTGATCTGGGAGACCCGTGATCGGATACAGCGGCGTTCTCAGAGGAGCGAAATGAGCGTTGCGAAAGCCCGAACCCGGTCGCGGAAGGAAAAGAGCCAAGGTTAGACTGCCTCTAAACCGAGCCATGGTCAGAGACGCTGCCGCGGACGGCGGACGCAGCGGGTTCGCACGGGCGTCGTGGGCGAACGTCCTCGGCAACGTCGCCAAGATCGGCGTCGAGGGAGCCGCGGGGCTCGCCTTCGGCAGCGTCGCCCTGCTGGCGGACGCGGCCCACTCGCTGGCCGATCTGGTCGCCAGCGTCGTCGTCCTGATCTGGGGTCGCAGTGCGTTCGACGAACCGGACGACACCCATCCCCACGGCCACGACCGGATCGAACCCCTGACCGCGCTATTCGTCGGGGCCGTCATCGCCCTGCTCGGACTCAACCTGCTCTATCGGTCCGTCGAGGGCCTGCTCTACGG
Proteins encoded in this window:
- a CDS encoding CrcB family protein, translated to MAAHPLARLETLALIAVGGFAGANLRLFAMGLFPDVPSIVLVNAVGSAALGFLVYEAEYAGHIGSETRTVFATGFLSSLTTYSTFALQTAFASGPLAIGGIIAANYSLGAVGVLAGRALARRVGEPRPTGGETA
- a CDS encoding DUF5781 family protein: MDIRVQGPGPSAPFLSAQDLFETEHDLSLPVHVQLRDDPDERTWAAHYDDRHVLNISRQAASSAMARELALHEFAHMARHEQRHPSHTQSTEEVLYLGLAGRSVERRKLSHCYQIANHMKDIYADDITLSVGPGEKLLSFLESSLAIALADRPETPPRPGLERLSPSADPEITAVNAAFALALAERHDLVDEDHRLYDLAHAAAMDAPEIDFGEFKRRFRELAREPDASTYRQVLVDATRAYVGGDGLAAD
- a CDS encoding DUF7504 family protein, whose translation is MLSGTDCAEMNEDGFSDELARLKRQGAGVLVVGSVRPDQRRDACRRLLGQESEQLRRRILVSTTGDSHQLPLRVDDPDPETFSPISYDAQARSAAASSPPAGPSIPASPTEVDTLADLGIAISSAIESFETDAGGLEPAELRVGIDSLLPLLEEYGKQQLFKFLHLTNGRTRDVNGMAHYHLPVERDARIVPILSPLFDIVVELREQNGNYQERWIIDDGTHSSGWLSVGPK
- a CDS encoding magnesium transporter, whose product is MAAAGADDPHDTWTIRHIVGTMFPILIGLSMLEMGSGYVLSELEETYLANPTLLVLVPVMIGMGGNLGAILSSRLSTRLHLGVLEFDPRDEVLWTNILAILGLAATVFSALGVTAWVVGQVIAQPMPLADLMIISVVSGMVLAAIAVVLSLAATYVSYTRGLDPDDTTIPVVTNVCDILGVIVLSGVAIVVLN
- the crcB gene encoding fluoride efflux transporter CrcB, yielding MIAAALFSKPLVDGALVFDPEPAHVVGTGGAIGAVCRHWVGRRVSRRVSSSRFPLATFVVNVVGSFALGLLVFAGASESVLRLAGTGICGSFTTFSSFSVETIRLYERGDRALAVGNAAANLLCSLAAIGLAWGLVAATAL
- a CDS encoding magnesium transporter; the encoded protein is MEARQSAWRIYRESLPILVVSLAGGIFAGAVLGSEGMTEGFQRFPGMLLLLPAFLATRGNVYGALGARISSGLHQGMIDPEFSWDRRLVNAVAASFINGISVSIFIAVLSWGILHVLGRESARLVELVSIMLVAGILTSTTLIFGLLALVFASYQYGLDPDNLIGPIVTTLGDVFGVVFLFIALTVIGVVF
- the serS gene encoding serine--tRNA ligase; protein product: MLDRTYLRENPDEVRDALENRGADVDVDELLELDERWRELKAEGDDLRHDRNQITKKIGKFVGEGEDEKREEAIERSRELKAEIENVEDEAVELQEELNERLLEIPQIPHESVPLGLDERHNVEDRRWGFDDGHELPDEVTPHYELGEDLDIIDEERAAKTTGSGFYFLKGEGAQLEHALVQFMMDLHREQGYVDLFPPIPVKSASMRGTGQLPKFADDAYRLGGSNEEEYEDDDLWLCPTAEVPVTNMYANEILLKDDLPLKHQAYTPNFRREAGEHGTETRGIVRVHQFNKVELVNFVEPEDSYDRLENLLDEAEEVLRQLGLPYRILELCTGDLTFASAKTYDIEVWAPGDDMDDGPEAGGRWLEVSSASNFEDFQARRAGLRYRPERHESAEYLHTLNASGLAIPRVMVAILEYYQNEDGTVTIPEPLRPYMGGKEVIEGHEKVGESALGAGERE
- a CDS encoding potassium channel family protein, with translation MDPLEGETSSAPIEYEPVSVKDVLVEMKDTAELLIDLSYSAVLHRSEELATEVLRLEERMDVLEMRARMSLLMAARKPADAEQLAPVLGIVGAADGISDAAGDIAKIVLEDMGLPEAMRAALPDAAGTLVRGVVAANSPYAGRTLKDIDLESETGVRAIALRRGSDWLLNPGPNTRVEADDVALLRGPDTAIGDVYETLTGDGYEAPTAEAPDIDDLERAVDTIIHMKDFSELAVDLAYSSVLFDSEELAEEVRNLEVEVDAMQSRFEAWTLRAAADAADPVVLRGLIQLGSSTERISDTAIEISEGVLRDIDVHPVVQAAVQESDEIITRVAVEEGSELDGTAVTAGVPDAESTMSVIAIRRPSEGWLLVADADAELRGGDVLISKGTRTAAAAFRELAAA
- a CDS encoding elongation factor EF-2; the encoded protein is MGRRKKIVQECERLMDEPENIRNIAIAAHVDHGKTTLSDNLLAGAGMISDETAGEQLAMDTEEDEQERGITIDAANVSMTHEYEGTNHLINLIDTPGHVDFGGDVTRAMRAVDGALVVVDAVEGAMPQTETVLRQALREGVKPTLFINKVDRLISELQEGPEEMQERLLSVIRDVNELIRGMTEDMDDIDDWTVSVEDGTVGFGSALYKWGVSMPSMQRTGMDFAEIMELERADKRQELHEKTPLSDVVLDMVCEHFPNPVDAQPRRIPRIWRGDDESDLAEQMRLVDEDGEVVFMVTDIAMDPHAGEVASGRVFSGSLEKGQELYVSGTAGKNRVQSVGIYMGGEREEVDHVPAGNIAAVTGLRDAIAGSTVSSSEMTPFESIEHISEPVITKSVEAQTMDDLPKLIETLRQVSKEDPTIQITINEDTGEHLISGQGELHLEVITQRIEKNQGIPVNTGEPIVVYREAIDRASDEVEGISPNRHNRFYISAEPLSEEIVETIRMGEASMNIPELERREALQEAGMDKDDSQVVEHIHGTNILLDQTKGIQHLNETMELFIEGLEEALDNGPLANEPVQGTLIRLHDAKLHEDTIHRGPAQVIPATREAVHKSLIDGHIKMMEPMQDVRIDVPNDHMGAASGEIQGRRGRVDDMYQEGDLMVVEGIAPVDEMIGFASDIRSATEGRASWNTENAGFEFMSDSLQRDKIMEIRERKGMKLELPPSIDYI